A part of Antechinus flavipes isolate AdamAnt ecotype Samford, QLD, Australia chromosome 6, AdamAnt_v2, whole genome shotgun sequence genomic DNA contains:
- the WDR1 gene encoding WD repeat-containing protein 1 codes for MPYEIKQVFASLPQVERGASKILGGDPRGHNFLYTNGKCVIIRNLENPAIADIYTEHAHQVVVAKYAPSGFYIASGDVSGKLRIWDTTQKEHLLKYEYQPFAGKIKDVAWTEDSKRIAVVGEGREKFGAVFLWDTGSSVGEVTGHNKVINSVDIKQSRPYRLATGSDDNCAAFFEGPPFKFKFTIGDHGRFVNCVRFSPDGSRFATAGADGQIYIYDGKTGEKVCALGGSKAHDGGIYAISWSPDSSHLLSASGDKTAKLWDVGANSAVSTFAMGATVLDQQLGCLWQKDYLISLSLSGYINYLDKNNPDKPLRVIKGHSKSIQCLTVHKNGGKSYIYSGSHDGHINYWDSETGENDSFAGKGHTNQVSRMAVDEAGRLVSCSMDDTVRYTDLGLRDYSGQSVVKLDVQPKCVAVGPGGYAVVVCIGQIVLMKDQKKCFSIEDPGYEPEVVAVHPSGSTAAVGGADGNVRLYSIQGAALQHEDKLLEAKGPVTDLAYSHDGAFLAVCDASKVVTVFSVADGYSEKNVFYGHHAKIVCIAWSPDNEHFASGGMDMMVYVWTLSDPETRVKIQDAHRLHHVSSLAWLDEHTLVTTSHDASVKEWTISY; via the exons ATGCCGTACGAGATCA AGCAGGTGTTCGCCAGCCTGCCCCAGGTGGAGCGCGGCGCCTCCAAGATCCTCGGCGGGGACCCCAGAGGCCACAACTTCCTCTACACCAATGGCAAGTGCGTCATCATCCGGAACCTGGAG AACCCCGCCATCGCAGACATCTATACGGAACACGCCCATCAAGTCGTGGTGGCCAAGTACGCGCCCAGCGGATTCTACATCGCGTCTGGAG ACGTCTCCGGGAAGCTCCGGATCTGGGACACCACCCAGAAGGAGCATCTCCTCAAGTACGAGTACCAGCCTTTTGCCGGCAAGATCAAGGACGTGGCCTGGACTGAAGACAGCAAGAGGATCGCGGtggttggggaagggagagagaa GTTCGGCGCGGTCTTCCTCTGGGACACCGGCTCCTCCGTCGGGGAGGTGACCGGACACAACAAAGTGATCAACAGCGTCGACATCAAGCAGAGCAGGCCTTACCGGCTGGCCACGGGCAGCGACGACAACTGCGCGGCCTTCTTCGAGGGGCCGCCGTTCAAGTTCAAGTTCACCATCGGC GACCACGGCCGATTCGTCAACTGCGTCAGGTTCTCTCCGGACGGGAGCAGATTCGCCACGGCGGGCGCCGACGGCCAG ATCTACATCTACGACGGGAAGACCGGAGAGAAAGTCTGTGCCCTGGGAGGAAGCAAGGCTCACGACGGGGGCATCTACGCC ATCAGCTGGAGCCCCGACAGCAGCCATCTGCTCTCCGCTTCCGGAGACAAGACGGCCAAGCTGTGGGACGTCGGCGCCAACTCGGCGGTGAGCACGTTCGCCATGGGCGCGACCGTGCTGGACCAGCAGCTGGGCTGCCTGTGGCAGAAGGACTACCTGATAAGCCTCTCCCTCTCGGGCTACATCAACTACCTGGACAAGAACAACCCCGATAAGCCGCTCCGGGTCATCAAG gGCCACAGCAAGTCCATCCAGTGCTTGACGGTTCATAAAAACGGCGGCAAATCGTACATCTACTCGGGGAGCCACGACGGACACATCAAT TACTGGGATTCCGAGACGGGGGAGAACGACTCCTTCGCCGGGAAGGGCCACACCAACCAGGTGTCCAGGATGGCCGTGGACGAGGCCGGGCGGCTGGTCAGCTGCAGCATGGACGACACCGTGCGCTACACCGACCTCGGCCTGCGGGACTACAG CGGGCAGAGCGTCGTGAAACTGGACGTCCAACCCAAGTGCGTGGCGGTCGGGCCTGGGGGCTACGCGGTGGTCGTGTGCATCGGCCAG ATCGTCTTGATGAAGGACCAGAAGAAGTGCTTCAGCATCGAGGATCCCGGCTACGAGCCCGAAGTCGTGGCCGTGCACCCGTCGGGAAGCACCGCGGCCGTGGGCGGAGCA GACGGGAACGTGCGGCTGTACTCGATCCAGGGGGCGGCGCTGCAGCACGAGGACAAGCTCCTGGAGGCCAAGGGGCCCGTGACGGACCTGGCCTACTCCCACGACGGGGCCTTCCTCGCCGTCTGCGACGCCAGCAAAGTGGTCACCGTCTTCAGCGTGGCCGACGGTTACTCG GAGAAAAACGTCTTCTACGGGCATCACGCAAAGATCGTCTGCATCGCCTGGTCCCCGGACAACGAGCACTTCGCCTCGGGGGGCATGGACATGATGGTCTACGTCTGGACCCTGAGCGACCCAGAGACCCGGGTCAAGATCCAGG ACGCCCACAGGCTGCACCACGTCAGCAGCCTGGCCTGGCTGGACGAGCACACGCTGGTCACCACCTCCCACGACGCCTCCGTCAAAGAGTGGACGATCTCCTACTAG